The DNA segment CGCGAGGACCTGGCTGGCGTTCTCGCGGGCGGAGACCGGCGCCTTCGCCGAGGCACTTGCCCAGGGGGCGGAAGCTCTGCGAATCGCCGAAGCCCTGGACCACCCCTACGGCCTCTACCACGGCCACCTCGCGGTGGGCACCGTCCGTTCCCTGAAGGGTGATGTCGAGCTAGCCATGCCCGCGCTCGAGCGGGCGCTCCGCATCGCCGCGGAATCGAGCATGCCGGCCATGGGCAGGCCAACCGCTGCCCAGCTGGGATCGGTTTACGGGCTCATCGGGCGTGTCGAGGAGGCTACGGCAGTCTTGGAAGATGGCCTCGGGGAGGCCGTGCATCGGTGGGACGCCTTCCTGCCCCTCAATGTATTCGCCCTCGCCCAGGTCTATCTCCTCGGGGGCCGGATCGTGGAGGCGGAGCAGGCGGCCACGCGTGCGCTGGAACTCGCCCAGAGGCAGGAGCAGCGGGGAAATGAGGCCCGGGCGATGTGGGTCCTGGGCGAAATCGCCGCCCGCAGTGCCCCGGCCGAGGCCGAGGGCCGTTACCGGAGCGCCCTGGCGCTCGCCGGCGAGCTCGGCATGCGCCCCCTCGTCGCCCACTGCCACCTCGGCCTCGCCAAGCTCTACCGCCGCACGGGCAAGCGGCAGGAGGCGCAGGAGCACCTCACCACCGCGACGACGATGTACCGCGAGATGGACATGCGCTTCTGGCTGGAGAAAACGGGAACGGAACTGAAGGCGTTGGATTAAAAAGGGGCGAGATGCACATTCGGTTCTGGGGTACGCGCGGCTCGCTGGCAAAGCCAGGGCCTAGCACGATTCGCTACGGGGGCAACACCTCCTGCGTGGAGGTGCGCGCGGCGGACGGGACGCTGATTATCCTGGACTGCGGCACCGGCGCCCATGATCTGGGCCAGAGCCTGGTGACGTCGGGCGAGCAGTCCATTCGCGGGCATCTCCTGATCACCCACACGCACTGGGACCACATCCAGGGCTTTCCCTTCTTCGCGCCACTCTTCGTCCCGGGGAACGAATGGGACGTCTACGCGCCTCAGGGCCTGGGACGGCGCCTGGAGGATACCCTCGCCGGGCAGATGGAGTACGCGTATTTCCCGGTGACGCTTGGCCAGCTCGGCGCCACGATCCGCTACCATGAGCTTGTGGAGGGGAGCTTCGACCTCGGGGCTGTTCGGGTCACTGCCCGCTACCTGAACCACCCGGGGCTCGCGCTCGGGTACCGCTTGGAAGCCGGCGGAGTGGCCATGGTCTACGCCACCGATCACGAGCCGCACTCGCGCCATCAGTCCGAGGTGGCGGACGCGGCTCAGGCCCGCCCGGTCCACCGCGAGGACCAGCGGCACGTCGAGTTCCTGGCCGGCGCGGACCTCGTGATCCACGACGCTCAGTACACCCTGGAGGAGTACCCGAGCAAGCTGTCGTGGGGCCATACCCCGGCCGAACTGGCTGTGGACTTTGCCCTCGCCGCGAGAGTGAAGCGGCTGGCGCTGTTTCACCACGATCCCCTCCGCAATGACGCGGCGGTGGACCGGCTGGTGGAGACCTGTCGCCGGCGCGCCGCTGCCGGCGCGCTCGATGTCTTTGCCGCCGCCGAGGGGCAGATGGTGGAGCTGGCGGAGCGGGAGGCCGCCACACCGCGCGTCGCGAGACAGGTGGAAGCCACCATTGCCGACGTAGTTGGAGCTGCGCATACGTCAATGACCATCTTGCTTGTCGACGATGACCCCGACATCGTGCGCCTTTTGACCATGACGCTCCGGCCGGAGGGCTTCCGTCTGTTGTCGGCGAGCGACGGGGACGCAGCATTGGAGATCGCCCGAGCCGAGCGGCCGGACCTTCTCCTGCTTGACTGGAATATGTCCGGGCGCAACGGGCTGGAGGTGTGTCGCGCCCTGCGCGCCGAGTCAGACCCGCGCCTCCGCAACGTGCCCGTGGTACTCCTGACCGCGCAGGTGGGGGCGGAGGACACCGCGGCGGGATTTGCGGCCGGCGTCACCGATTACGTGACCAAACCATTCAAGCCAACGCACATCCGCTCGCGCGTGCACGCCTGGCTGCAGCGGAGCCGCGCCGGCGCAGAGGGCACGTGAACCATGGCGCGGCTGTCTTTCTCAAGCCTGCGGGTCCGGCTGTTGCTGCTCGTCCTTCTCGCCGTCATTCCGGCGCTGGGGCTCACGCTCTACACGAACCTGGAAGAGCGCGAGCTCAGAAAGGCGCACGTGCAGGAGCACGCGCTCAGGCTGTCCCGCGTCGTGTCCGCGGATCACGAGCGACTGATCGAGGAGGCGCGCCAGCTCCTCGTGACCCTGGCACGACTCCCCGCGGTGCACGATCGCAACCGCGCTGCCTGCAACGCGCTCTTCGCCGATCTGCTCACGCAACATTTGTCGTATGCCAACTTGGGGGTTACTGACGCTGATGGCAACATTTTCTGCAGCGCCCTGCTCATGACCCGGCCGGTCAACTCTGCCGACCTCGCCTGGTTCGAGCGGGCCGTGCGCACGCGCGACTTCGCCATCGGCGAGTATCAGATTGGCCGCATCACCGGCAAGCCCACCGTCAACTTCGGCCACCCTGTCCTCAACGACGCGGGCCATGTCCGAGCCGTGGTGTTCGCCGCGCTCGATCTGGCCTGGCTCAACGAACTCGCCAGGGAAGCGGGCCTGCCGAAGGGGTCGATGTTCACCGTGATCGATCGCCGCGGCACGATCCTGGTGCGTTACCCAGACCAAAGGGAATGGGTTGGCAAGCTCATGCCGGAGTCGCTGGTCTTGAAGGCTATTGCGGCTCAACAAGGGAACGGCACGACCGAGGCGCCGGGCGTGGACGGCGTACCGCGCCTCTTTTCGTTCGCGCCGTTCGGCGGCACTCCGCAAAGCGCAGGCGCATATGTGAGCATCGGCATCCCAGCGGCTGTCGCCTTTGCCGACGCCAACCGAATGCTCGCCCGCAACCTTGCCGCGCTGGGGCTCGTTGCTGCCCTCGCACTCGCCGCGGCCTGGGTGGGTGGGAACCTGTTCATCGTGCGCCAGGTTCAGGCCCTGGTTGGCGCGACAAAACGGCTTGCTGCCGGGGAGTTGAGCGCGCGCACCGGGCTTCCTCGCGGGCAGGGGGAGCTGAGCCAGCTTGCCAACGCGTTCGACCAGATGGCCGAGTCGCTCCAGCAGGCGCACGAACTCAGGCTTCTCGAAGAGGAGCTTCGCCGGAAGAACTACCAGCTCGAGCAGCAGAACCGCGCGATCCAGGAGGCGAACCGGTTGAAGACCGAGTTCGTCTCGATGGTCTCGCACGAGCTGCGGACTCCCCTTACGTCGATCCAGGGATTCGCCGAGCTACTGCTCGAGGGCGGAGAGATCGCCGGAGAGAAGCGAGAGAGCCTGACTATTGTCAAGAAGAACGCGGACCGCTTGCTTGGGCTGATCAACGATCTCCTCGATCTCGCGCGCATGGAGGCGGGCAGGATCGAGCTCCACCGCACGAGTCTGGACCTCGCCCGCTTGATCCGTGAGACTGCTGGCTCGCTGCGCCCGCTGATCGAAGCCAAGCGTCAGCGGCTCAGGCTCGACCTCGGCGACGCGCTGCCTGCTGTGTGGGCCGACGCGGACCGCGTCACGCAGATCCTCACGAACCTCATCTCCAACGCCCACAGGTACACGCCGGTGGAGGGGAGCATCACGGTGGCAGCCCGGCGAGACGATCGGTTCGTGCGCGTGGACGTCAGTGACACCGGCATTGGCCTGTCACCCGAGGAGCAGGCGCAACTCTTTACCAAATTCTTCAGGGCCCACGATCGCTCGCCCCACGCGGCGGGCGGCACGGGGCTCGGGCTGGTGATCACCCGCTTGCTCGTTGAGCTGCACGGCGGGCAGATCACACTGTCCAGCGCTCCTGGCCAGGGCTCTACGTTCACCTTCTCCCTGCCCGCGCTGGAGAGCCCGGCATGAAATGTTCCCGGTGCCAGCACGAGAACCCTGCGCACGCGAAATTCTGCGAAGAGTGTGCCACACCTCTCGCACAGACCTGCCCGAACTGCGGCACTCAGGTTTCCCCGACCGCGAAGTTCTGCTCCGAGTGCGCGCACTCACTGGCCGCGACTACTGCCGCTCAACCTCGTTTCGCCTCGCCTCAGTCCTACACACCGAAGCACCTTGCCGAGAAGATCCTCACCTCGAAGAGCGCGCTCGAAGGGGAGCGCAAGCAGGTCACGGTCCTCTTCGCCGATCTGAAGGGCTCCATGGAGCTGCTCGCCGACCGCGATCCCGAGGAGGCGCGCAAGCTCCTCGATCCCGTGCTCGAGCGGATGATGGAGGCCGTGCACCGCTACGAGGGCACGGTGAACCAGGTCATGGGCGAAGGCATCATGGCGCTCTTCGGGGCGCCGCTCGCCCATGAAGATCACGCCGTGCGGGCCTGCTACGCGGCGCTCCGGATGCAGGAGAGCGTGAAGAAGTACGCGGAAGAGGTGCGACGCTCTCACGCGGCCGTGGTCAAGATCCGCGTCGGGCTGAACTCCGGGGAGGTCGTCGTGCGCGCCATCGGCAGCGATCTCCACATGGACTACACGGCCGTCGGCCAGACGACGCACCTGGCCGCGCGGATGGAACAGCTCGCCGATCCCGGCGCGATCGTGATCACGCCCGAGACGCTGGCGCTGGTCGA comes from the Candidatus Methylomirabilota bacterium genome and includes:
- a CDS encoding response regulator; translation: MEVRAADGTLIILDCGTGAHDLGQSLVTSGEQSIRGHLLITHTHWDHIQGFPFFAPLFVPGNEWDVYAPQGLGRRLEDTLAGQMEYAYFPVTLGQLGATIRYHELVEGSFDLGAVRVTARYLNHPGLALGYRLEAGGVAMVYATDHEPHSRHQSEVADAAQARPVHREDQRHVEFLAGADLVIHDAQYTLEEYPSKLSWGHTPAELAVDFALAARVKRLALFHHDPLRNDAAVDRLVETCRRRAAAGALDVFAAAEGQMVELAEREAATPRVARQVEATIADVVGAAHTSMTILLVDDDPDIVRLLTMTLRPEGFRLLSASDGDAALEIARAERPDLLLLDWNMSGRNGLEVCRALRAESDPRLRNVPVVLLTAQVGAEDTAAGFAAGVTDYVTKPFKPTHIRSRVHAWLQRSRAGAEGT
- a CDS encoding ATP-binding protein translates to MARLSFSSLRVRLLLLVLLAVIPALGLTLYTNLEERELRKAHVQEHALRLSRVVSADHERLIEEARQLLVTLARLPAVHDRNRAACNALFADLLTQHLSYANLGVTDADGNIFCSALLMTRPVNSADLAWFERAVRTRDFAIGEYQIGRITGKPTVNFGHPVLNDAGHVRAVVFAALDLAWLNELAREAGLPKGSMFTVIDRRGTILVRYPDQREWVGKLMPESLVLKAIAAQQGNGTTEAPGVDGVPRLFSFAPFGGTPQSAGAYVSIGIPAAVAFADANRMLARNLAALGLVAALALAAAWVGGNLFIVRQVQALVGATKRLAAGELSARTGLPRGQGELSQLANAFDQMAESLQQAHELRLLEEELRRKNYQLEQQNRAIQEANRLKTEFVSMVSHELRTPLTSIQGFAELLLEGGEIAGEKRESLTIVKKNADRLLGLINDLLDLARMEAGRIELHRTSLDLARLIRETAGSLRPLIEAKRQRLRLDLGDALPAVWADADRVTQILTNLISNAHRYTPVEGSITVAARRDDRFVRVDVSDTGIGLSPEEQAQLFTKFFRAHDRSPHAAGGTGLGLVITRLLVELHGGQITLSSAPGQGSTFTFSLPALESPA